The proteins below are encoded in one region of Garra rufa chromosome 12, GarRuf1.0, whole genome shotgun sequence:
- the zdhhc6 gene encoding palmitoyltransferase ZDHHC6, producing the protein MNILSAIIVFENLHEVKRLFHWGPIIALTVIGVCSSMAMLDSIIWYWPLDTTGGSINFIMLINWTVLILYNYFNAMFVGPGYIPLEWKPENQQDIMYLQFCRLCQGYKAPRSHHCRKCNRCVMKMDHHCPWINNCCGHLNHAYFTSFLLLAPLGCIHAALIFIMTMYTQLYDRISFGWSSVKIDMSAARHIHHPIMPFSIAAFAATLFALGLALGTTIAVGMLFFIQMKVILRNKTSIEAWIEEKAKDRIQYYQTGEEFIFPYDLGSRWENFKQVFTWSGSPMGDGMEWPVHEKCNQYTLTIEQLKQKHDKRQRSVEYRVVEDYNGACCPLGKGLNTFFRTPCTEEPRIQLTKGETIFATRGTKWWMYGDKVLNEEHAKAGVRIRGWFPRRCVEKCHYDSANNSTSEEKKEQ; encoded by the exons ATGAATATTCTGTCTGCTATAATCGTGTTTGAGAACCTCCATGAGGTCAAGAGGCTGTTCCACTGGGGTCCGATCATTGCTCTGACGGTCATCGGCGTTTGCTCCTCCATGGCCATGCTGGACTCCATAATCTGGTATTGGCCGCTAGACACCACTGGAGGCAGCATCAACTTCATCATGCTCATTAACTGGACTGTCCTCATTCTTTACAATTACTTTAATGCCATGTTTGTAGGTCCTGGTTACATTCCTCTGGAGTGGAAACCG GAGAATCAACAAGATATAATGTACTTACAGTTCTGTAGATTGTGCCAAGGCTATAAAGCCCCAAGGTCACATCACTGTCGCAAATGTAACAG GTGTGTGATGAAGATGGATCATCATTGTCCCTGGATTAACAACTGTTGTGGTCATTTGAATCATGCATACTTCACCAGCTTCCTCCTGCTTGCTCCACTGGGCTGCATACATGCCGCTCTGATATTTATCATGACCATGTATACTCAACTTTATGACCGG ATCTCATTTGGCTGGAGCTCAGTGAAGATTGACATGAGCGCTGCTCGGCACATCCACCATCCCATCATGCCTTTCAGCATTGCAGCATTTGCAGCCACTCTCTTTGCACTGGGACTGGCACTGGGTACTACTATTGCTGTTGGGATGTTGTTTTTTATTCAG atGAAGGTGATTCTTCGAAACAAAACCTCAATAGAAGCATGGATTGAGGAGAAA GCCAAAGACAGAATCCAGTACTACCAAACAGGTGAAGAATTCATCTTCCCCTATGACCTAGGCAGTCGATGGGAAAACTTCAAGCAGGTGTTCACCTGGTCCGGCTCCCCCATGGGCGATGGAATGGAATGGCCTGTGCATGAGAAGTGTAACCAGTACACTCTAACC attgagcAGCTTAAACAAAAACATGATAAACGCCAGAGGAGT GTGGAATACAGAGTGGTGGAGGACTACAATGGTGCTTGCTGCCCATTGGGAAAGGgtctaaatactttttttagaaCACCTTGTACAGAGGAACCAAGGATTCAACTCACAAAGGGAGAGACCATCTTTGCTACAAGAGGAACAAA GTGGTGGATGTATGGAGACAAAGTTTTGAATGAGGAACACGCTAAAG CTGGAGTTCGAATTAGAGGATGGTTTCCACGCCGCTGTGTTGAGAAGTGTCATTATGACTCGGCGAATAATTCGACAAGTGAAGAAAAGAAAGAGCAATGA
- the LOC141347538 gene encoding long-chain-fatty-acid--CoA ligase 5-like: protein MDPVNQLLLLRQGDRPIEEYVLRFSKISTVICDKQDKAEILLDNCEKNLTPVLKTIILMDPYDSSLIDRGSKTGVDVLFLKDVEALGKDNHHKPIPPKPEDLSIICFTSGTTGDPKGAMLTHENVVSDAAGVVKTFESVFVPVPSDVSISFLPLAHMFERVVQTVIYSVGGRVGFFQGDIRHLPDDMKALQPTVFPVVPRLLNRVYDKVQSGAQTPFKKWLLNFAIEKKCAEVKQGIIRNDSIWDKLIFHKVQESLGGRVRVMVTGAAPISETVLTFLRASLGCQIFEAYGQTECTAACSFTIPGDWHTGHVGIPIPCNIVKLVDVEEMNYFASNGEGEVCVKGKNVFRGYLNDPEKTAEALDKDGWLHTGDIGKWLPSGVLKIIDRKKNIFKLAQGEYIAPEKIENVYIRSAPVAQVFVHGDSLQSSLVAIVVPDPEVLPGFAEKLGVKGSLEELCKNQEIKKAIISDLNKLGREAGLKSFEQVKDLYLHPDMFTIENGLLTPTLKAKRAELTKFFKVQIERLYANM from the exons CAAAGATATCCACGGTGATATGCGATAAGCAGGATAAAGCAGAAATACTGCTTGATAACTGTGAGAAAAACCTCACTCCTGTCCTAAAAACCATCATTCTCATGGACCCCTATGATTCCTCATTGATTGATAGAGGCTCTAAGACTGGTGTGGATGTCCTGTTCCTGAAAGATGTAGAG GCATTGGGAAAGGACAACCATCACAAGCCTATT CCACCAAAACCAGAAGACCTAAGTATTATTTGCTTCACCAGTGGAACCACAG GGGATCCAAAGGGAGCCATGCTGACCCATGAAAACGTGGTTTCAGATGCAGCCGGTGTGGTTAAGACCTTTGAG AGCGTCTTTGTGCCTGTTCCATCCGACGTGTCCATCTCGTTTTTGCCGCTGGCGCACATGTTTGAAAGAGTTGTACAG ACAGTGATATACAGTGTAGGGGGAAGAGTCGGGTTTTTCCAAGGTGATATCAGACATCTACCAGACGACATGAAAGCCCTGCAGCCTACTGTATTCCCAGTGGTTCCACGTCTTCTGAATCGTGTTTATGACAAG GTTCAGAGTGGGGCCCAGACTCCATTTAAGAAATGGCTTCTGAACTTTGCCATTGAGAAGAAATGTGCAGAGGTCAAGCAGGGCATTATCAGGAATGACAGCATATGGGACAAACTCATCTTTCACAAAGTTCAG GAATCTCTGGGGGGCCGCGTGAGGGTGATGGTGACGGGGGCTGCTCCCATTTCTGAAACTGTGCTCACTTTTCTCCGGGCAAGCCTCGGGTGCCAG ATTTTCGAGGCATACGGCCAGACAGAGTGCACTGCGGCCTGCTCTTTCACTATACCTGGAGACTGGCATACTG GTCATGTTGGAATTCCTATTCCATGCAATATTGTCAAACTTGTTGATGTGGAGGAAATGAACTACTTTGCCTCCAATGGTGAAGGAGAG GTTTGTGTCAAAGGGAAAAATGTGTTTCGTGGATATCTCAATGACCCAGAAAAGACAGCAGAGGCTTTGGATAAAGATGGATGGCTGCACACTGGAGATATCGGCAAATGGCTGCCT AGTGGAGTGCTGAAGATCATCGACAGGAAGAAAAACATCTTCAAACTGGCTCAAGGCGAATACATTGCACCAGAAAAGATTGAAAACGTTTACATTCGGAGTGCTCCAGTCGCCCAAGTGTTTGTGCATGGTGACAGTTTACAG TCCTCTTTGGTGGCCATAGTGGTGCCAGACCCTGAAGTACTGCCAGGTTTTGCAGAAAAACTGGGAGTGAAAGGTTCATTAGAGGAGCTTTGTAAAAATCAG GAAATCAAGAAAGCAATCATCTCTGACCTCAACAAGCTCGGGCGTGAAGCAGGGCTGAAGTCCTTTGAACAA GTCAAAGACTTGTACCTGCATCCCGACATGTTCACAATAGAAAACGGTCTCCTCACTCCAACACTGAAAGCCAAACGGGCAGAGCTTACTAAATTCTTTAAAGTTCAGATTGAGAGGCTTTATGCTAACATGTAG